The proteins below come from a single candidate division WOR-3 bacterium genomic window:
- the accC gene encoding acetyl-CoA carboxylase biotin carboxylase subunit produces MFTKILIANRGEIAVRIIRACQELGIKTVAVFSEADRNALHTQLADERVCIGGPHAEDSYLNITRILSAAEITGCEAIHPGYGFLSENPDFVDACEACNLKFIGPKSSVIRLMGDKITARKKMQEAGLEVLPGSTDAVESIREIKSLASEIGYPLIVKAAAGGGGKGMRIVRHERDLEATVRLAQAEAKASFGDERIYIEKYIEDARHIEVQIIGDSYGNIVHLFERECSIQRRYQKLIEEAPSPLLDDETRNELCTKAVKAAQFIGYENAGTMEFIATADKKFYFLEMNTRIQVEHPITEEITNIDIVKEQIAIAAGKKLSINNILPSKPIGWAIECRINAEDEEKDFLPTPGKIVELRFPAGPKVRIDSFIYSGYEIVPYYDSLIAKVITWGNTRDEAIRRMERALKETVISGVKTSIPYYLRILKHPDFRNGHLSTKLIDAIK; encoded by the coding sequence TTCACACTCAGCTAGCCGATGAACGGGTATGCATCGGTGGTCCGCATGCTGAAGATAGTTATTTAAATATTACTCGAATTTTATCGGCTGCAGAAATTACCGGTTGTGAAGCAATACACCCGGGCTATGGATTTCTTTCAGAAAATCCCGATTTCGTTGATGCTTGCGAAGCATGTAATTTAAAATTCATTGGTCCTAAATCATCGGTAATAAGACTAATGGGAGATAAAATAACAGCTCGGAAGAAAATGCAGGAAGCTGGATTAGAGGTTCTACCCGGCTCGACAGATGCTGTGGAGTCGATTCGGGAAATTAAGAGTTTAGCATCAGAAATTGGTTATCCTTTGATTGTAAAGGCAGCCGCGGGTGGAGGGGGAAAAGGAATGCGTATTGTTCGACATGAACGGGACTTAGAAGCTACAGTACGCCTAGCTCAGGCTGAAGCCAAAGCTAGTTTTGGTGATGAACGCATATATATTGAAAAATATATTGAAGATGCCCGGCATATCGAAGTTCAGATTATTGGCGATTCATATGGTAATATTGTCCATTTATTTGAACGCGAATGTTCCATTCAAAGAAGATACCAAAAACTTATTGAAGAGGCCCCGTCGCCATTGCTCGATGACGAAACCCGGAACGAATTATGCACAAAAGCTGTAAAGGCGGCCCAATTTATTGGTTATGAAAACGCTGGAACAATGGAATTTATCGCGACAGCTGATAAAAAATTTTATTTTTTAGAAATGAATACGAGAATTCAGGTAGAACATCCGATAACTGAAGAAATTACTAATATTGACATTGTTAAAGAGCAAATAGCAATCGCGGCAGGCAAGAAATTATCAATAAATAACATCTTGCCTTCAAAACCTATCGGTTGGGCCATAGAATGTCGGATTAATGCCGAAGATGAAGAAAAAGATTTTCTTCCTACTCCCGGTAAAATTGTTGAACTACGTTTTCCCGCCGGGCCAAAAGTGCGGATAGATTCGTTTATTTATTCTGGCTATGAAATAGTGCCTTATTACGATTCTCTAATTGCGAAGGTTATTACTTGGGGTAATACCCGTGACGAAGCGATTCGTCGTATGGAGCGAGCCTTAAAAGAGACGGTAATTTCCGGAGTTAAAACTTCAATTCCCTATTACTTGAGAATTTTAAAGCATCCTGATTTTCGAAATGGGCATTTGTCCACAAAATTGATAGATGCCATAAAATGA
- a CDS encoding tetratricopeptide repeat protein has protein sequence MTDHIKKPVTNGIVPSQISSLSDMEISNKLYKAISQNDKDLLEYAKNYQNNLCDYSRISFSKSYWSCPLFYRDDVLVRYHVHEFNSIGSFQKHLEILRAEAEAVLIHHKLGFCKLTDTEKEYYTRRALGILPSTTAEQLREIVSYKALKKYRELKELLADIQELQNLGQHISKNYGDHLALVFFLLVHGSANTLKEFSYYGEKLDLIFKQLVSCPELASFLDHRACDNSFHSRYILITTLRDIINKKLPQRIKNDQIISFTTFLENFDFTSAKIEAAEFIFAAFDSFVLSKLGFNTEFVFINNDLQIEIILPERLLYWDSISNKGINYQKPIVKYRNNYQLIIALVLARTAQFYFQFGRDLNLAVTYYKNAISLFPYYPDFYKELAQLYLKNNQFGLAIEIIKRSIEIFPNDANFYYLLGVANYMNKEYEVAIANFRRAISLHPNYVEALNDLAICYKEINKYDQALIVYNQLLKINPNYYLAYYGIANVYYALKNYNQAVTYYQRAISINQQFEEGFYNLAQAYYELGDIEMSIKTYKRLLQIAPKHARAWYNLGVIYRNKGMKREAVNCLERAIKLNPNLF, from the coding sequence ATGACCGACCACATCAAAAAACCAGTAACCAACGGAATTGTTCCGTCTCAAATTTCTTCATTATCGGACATGGAAATTTCTAATAAGCTTTACAAAGCAATAAGTCAAAATGATAAAGATCTTTTAGAATACGCTAAAAATTACCAGAACAATTTGTGCGATTATTCTCGAATATCTTTTTCAAAATCTTATTGGAGTTGTCCGCTATTTTATAGAGATGACGTTTTGGTACGATATCATGTGCACGAGTTTAACAGCATAGGTTCATTTCAAAAACACTTAGAAATTTTGCGAGCCGAAGCTGAAGCGGTTTTGATTCATCATAAATTAGGTTTTTGTAAACTTACGGATACTGAAAAAGAATATTACACAAGACGAGCCTTGGGAATACTACCCAGCACTACCGCAGAACAATTGCGTGAGATTGTGTCATACAAAGCACTTAAAAAATATCGCGAATTAAAAGAACTTCTAGCAGATATTCAAGAATTACAGAATTTGGGACAGCATATTAGTAAAAATTACGGAGATCATTTAGCGCTTGTGTTCTTTCTTTTAGTACATGGTAGTGCTAATACTTTAAAAGAATTCAGCTACTACGGTGAAAAACTTGATTTAATTTTTAAACAATTAGTTTCTTGTCCGGAATTAGCAAGCTTTCTTGATCATCGAGCTTGTGATAATTCGTTTCATAGCAGGTATATTTTAATAACGACATTACGCGACATAATAAATAAAAAACTGCCCCAGAGGATAAAGAACGACCAAATAATTTCTTTTACTACATTTCTAGAAAATTTTGACTTTACTTCCGCCAAAATAGAAGCAGCCGAATTTATATTCGCTGCTTTTGATAGTTTTGTTTTGTCTAAACTTGGTTTTAATACCGAATTTGTTTTTATTAATAATGATCTCCAAATCGAGATTATTTTACCGGAACGCTTATTATACTGGGATTCTATTAGCAATAAAGGTATTAATTATCAAAAACCAATTGTAAAATATCGCAATAATTATCAACTTATTATTGCACTTGTTTTGGCAAGAACTGCCCAGTTCTATTTTCAATTCGGTCGCGACCTAAATTTAGCGGTAACTTATTACAAAAATGCCATTTCTCTATTTCCTTATTATCCAGATTTTTATAAAGAACTTGCTCAACTTTATCTCAAAAATAATCAGTTCGGTTTAGCAATTGAGATAATAAAACGTAGCATAGAGATTTTTCCAAATGACGCAAATTTTTATTATCTTTTAGGAGTAGCCAATTATATGAATAAAGAATATGAAGTAGCAATTGCTAACTTCCGCCGGGCAATTTCGTTACATCCGAATTATGTTGAAGCACTAAATGATTTAGCAATATGCTATAAAGAAATTAACAAATACGACCAAGCACTAATTGTGTATAACCAGTTACTTAAGATAAACCCCAATTATTATCTAGCCTATTATGGTATTGCCAATGTTTACTATGCACTTAAAAACTATAATCAGGCCGTAACTTATTATCAACGGGCAATTTCGATAAATCAGCAATTCGAAGAAGGTTTTTATAATTTAGCACAAGCTTATTATGAATTAGGAGATATTGAAATGAGTATTAAAACTTACAAAAGACTGCTTCAAATTGCTCCGAAACACGCTCGGGCATGGTATAATTTAGGAGTGATTTACCGCAACAAAGGAATGAAAAGAGAAGCTGTTAATTGTCTAGAACGTGCCATCAAACTTAATCCTAATCTTTTCTGA
- a CDS encoding M23 family metallopeptidase codes for MTYLSLKKILYLLVIIFLSLTCSKIKSNQHRTGTNAINIYTKDFSPQLGEAVLPFFRRCQIPETLAIRIIRLFKEFDFNFTRIKPSDVLRVFVRNDSIKTIEYHQDPTRIYCFEVLPNGGLKISMLYRPVNKKLCIVKGIIHSSLYESMLNIGENPSLILNFADILSWEIDFFTETQNGDSFFVLVEKKYCNEQFIGYGQIYAVRYKGQIGDVAGFYFCDSNGYKDFYNHTGKSLRKALLKSPLRYSYISSYYSRSRFHPILKVVRPHRGIDYVAPEGTPVSAIGDGIISFAGWKGGYGRLVEIKHPQGFTSRYGHLRSFSKGIRAGMHITQGQVIGYVGSTGLATGPHLHFELLQNGKWVNPLKVIIPRADPVKSQYFNTFVKVRDSFQKLLYH; via the coding sequence ATGACTTATTTAAGCCTTAAAAAAATACTGTATTTACTTGTTATAATTTTTTTAAGTTTAACTTGTAGTAAAATTAAATCAAACCAACATAGAACAGGAACAAATGCTATTAATATTTACACTAAAGATTTTTCGCCACAGTTAGGCGAGGCTGTTTTACCATTTTTTAGACGTTGTCAAATACCGGAAACATTGGCAATTAGAATAATCCGGTTGTTTAAAGAATTCGACTTTAATTTTACGCGAATTAAGCCTTCGGATGTATTAAGAGTTTTTGTTCGGAATGATAGTATAAAAACCATCGAATACCACCAAGATCCTACCAGAATATATTGCTTTGAAGTATTACCTAACGGCGGATTAAAAATTTCGATGCTATATCGTCCCGTTAACAAAAAACTGTGTATTGTTAAAGGGATTATTCATTCATCGCTGTACGAATCGATGTTAAATATAGGTGAAAATCCCTCATTAATTTTAAATTTTGCCGATATTTTAAGCTGGGAGATTGATTTTTTTACGGAAACCCAGAACGGTGACTCATTTTTTGTTTTGGTGGAAAAAAAGTATTGCAACGAGCAATTTATTGGTTATGGGCAAATCTATGCGGTCAGGTACAAGGGGCAAATAGGAGATGTTGCGGGATTTTATTTTTGCGATAGTAATGGCTACAAAGATTTTTACAACCATACAGGTAAATCATTGCGTAAAGCGCTTTTAAAATCGCCTTTGCGTTATTCTTATATTAGTTCTTATTATTCTCGTTCACGATTTCATCCAATTTTAAAGGTAGTGCGTCCACACCGTGGAATAGACTATGTAGCACCAGAAGGAACTCCGGTATCAGCAATCGGAGATGGGATAATTAGTTTCGCTGGGTGGAAGGGCGGATACGGACGTCTGGTGGAAATAAAACATCCCCAGGGTTTTACTTCACGTTATGGACATTTACGCAGTTTTTCGAAGGGGATAAGAGCCGGGATGCATATAACTCAAGGTCAAGTAATTGGATACGTGGGAAGTACTGGTCTTGCTACGGGCCCTCATTTACATTTTGAATTACTTCAAAATGGGAAATGGGTAAATCCATTAAAAGTTATAATTCCAAGAGCTGATCCAGTGAAAAGTCAATATTTTAATACTTTTGTCAAAGTGCGCGATAGTTTTCAAAAGTTATTGTATCATTAG
- a CDS encoding HAMP domain-containing sensor histidine kinase, producing the protein MIRLQFGSRFLQYYFSGGIFILAIFGYCYTRYLAQQIERETEVRSKIYAQFMRQATLPYEDNSAELNIIFEEVIKKIDFPVVITDAAGNLITAINIASKNLRPERLSKIIKRLDKEHDPIVIAITENDTVRILNTIHYGVSNATKILRYYHFVQLAFLVLFIFIGFWAIIIYHKREQELVWTALAKETAHQLATPISSLAGWLEMLQTFDRLGEKNVYLNEMRKDLDRMKEILERFSRIGTPPELKENYVKEIVEKTVEFIRRRTSKHINFILEINYNPCLKIDDVLFSWTLENLIKNSIDAIGLNRGEIRIKVNKTPDDRFLEIDVIDTGAGVNSKIAKKIFKPGEGTKKFGWGVGLTLAKRIVENYHRGKLFLKCSQPGYTMFTILLPLKTC; encoded by the coding sequence ATGATACGACTTCAGTTTGGATCACGATTCTTACAATACTATTTTAGTGGTGGAATTTTTATTTTAGCTATATTCGGATATTGCTACACAAGATATTTAGCCCAGCAAATCGAACGAGAAACTGAAGTTAGGAGCAAAATTTATGCTCAATTTATGCGACAAGCAACTTTGCCATACGAAGATAATTCAGCCGAGCTCAATATAATATTCGAAGAAGTTATCAAAAAAATTGATTTTCCAGTGGTTATTACGGATGCCGCGGGCAACTTAATTACTGCGATTAATATTGCTTCTAAAAATTTGCGGCCTGAACGTTTGTCTAAGATTATAAAACGTTTAGATAAGGAACATGACCCAATAGTTATAGCTATTACTGAAAATGACACGGTACGAATATTAAATACAATTCACTATGGAGTATCAAATGCGACTAAAATTTTACGCTATTATCATTTTGTTCAATTAGCATTTCTTGTTCTTTTTATTTTTATTGGTTTTTGGGCAATAATTATCTATCACAAACGCGAACAAGAATTAGTTTGGACGGCACTAGCTAAAGAAACAGCCCATCAATTGGCAACTCCGATTTCATCACTTGCAGGTTGGCTAGAAATGCTTCAAACTTTTGATCGATTAGGCGAGAAAAACGTTTATTTAAATGAAATGCGAAAAGATTTGGATCGAATGAAAGAAATTCTGGAACGTTTCAGTCGAATTGGAACGCCACCTGAGTTAAAAGAAAATTACGTAAAAGAAATTGTCGAAAAGACTGTTGAGTTTATTAGGCGACGGACATCGAAGCATATCAACTTTATACTTGAAATTAATTATAATCCATGTCTTAAAATTGACGATGTGCTTTTTTCGTGGACTCTAGAAAACCTTATTAAGAATAGTATTGATGCTATTGGTTTGAATCGTGGAGAAATTAGGATAAAAGTTAATAAAACCCCTGATGATCGTTTTTTGGAAATCGACGTTATCGATACCGGGGCAGGTGTTAATTCTAAAATTGCCAAGAAAATTTTTAAGCCCGGCGAAGGGACCAAAAAATTTGGATGGGGTGTTGGACTAACGCTAGCAAAACGAATTGTTGAAAATTATCATCGCGGTAAATTATTTCTTAAGTGTTCTCAACCAGGATATACAATGTTTACAATTTTACTGCCCCTAAAAACTTGTTAA
- a CDS encoding bifunctional response regulator/alkaline phosphatase family protein, with product MRILWIDDEIELLKPYIYILSQKGYEVTTASNGPDGLALVQKSNYDIVFLDEMMIGMDGLEVLEKLKLYDPNIVVIMITKISEEELMNRAFSQLADDYIIKPFTPNQILAALKRVHEKKTLASERIKRDFFQLTLKRRNVRDFKDWINYYLMLVSWGENIDQFGDETLRESFIEEKLESNKEFARYIENNYPIWLAKNNGPILSNLFFTNFVLPHLNDRKVYLFVFDSMSVAQWVGLVPILKEHYNIITNYYYSILPTATPYSRNAIFSGMLPLEIYQKYPQYWVFEESGQNRFEEDLLKIQLSKLGFSDKVLFIKTKRSEDLLPLSNVLLNNDYHLIIVIVNFLDSLIHTIRAQRTLNEIVNNEQTLIHLTKIWFKNSEFYRLLEKLKSKENLIIISSDHGFIRVNRPTIICGGREISSNLRYKYGGALRVDEKTAILLDHPGDFMLPSGRKGTKFAIAKMDYYFIYPTKPQEYEETYKHSYQHGGVSLDEMILPVAFLTPRAFHE from the coding sequence ATGAGAATTTTATGGATTGACGATGAAATTGAATTACTAAAACCTTACATTTACATATTATCTCAAAAAGGTTATGAAGTGACTACGGCTTCAAACGGTCCTGATGGTTTAGCGTTAGTTCAGAAGAGTAATTACGATATAGTATTTTTAGATGAAATGATGATAGGTATGGACGGTTTAGAAGTTTTGGAAAAACTTAAATTATATGATCCGAATATTGTTGTAATAATGATTACTAAAATTTCCGAAGAAGAACTAATGAATCGCGCTTTTAGTCAGCTGGCCGATGATTATATTATAAAACCATTTACTCCAAATCAAATTTTAGCTGCACTTAAACGCGTTCACGAAAAAAAGACATTAGCGTCAGAAAGAATAAAACGCGATTTTTTTCAATTAACCCTGAAACGACGAAACGTCAGGGATTTTAAAGATTGGATTAATTATTATTTGATGTTGGTAAGTTGGGGCGAAAATATAGACCAATTTGGTGATGAAACACTGAGAGAAAGTTTCATTGAAGAAAAACTAGAAAGTAATAAAGAATTTGCTCGTTATATAGAGAACAACTATCCTATATGGTTAGCGAAAAACAACGGTCCAATTTTGTCCAACTTGTTTTTTACTAATTTTGTTTTGCCACATCTTAATGATCGGAAAGTATATTTGTTCGTATTTGATTCAATGAGTGTCGCACAATGGGTTGGATTGGTTCCAATTTTAAAAGAACATTATAACATTATTACTAATTATTATTATTCTATCTTGCCAACAGCAACACCGTATTCTCGAAACGCCATATTTTCTGGTATGTTGCCGTTGGAAATTTATCAGAAATATCCTCAATACTGGGTTTTTGAAGAAAGCGGCCAAAACAGATTCGAGGAAGATCTTTTAAAAATACAACTATCAAAATTGGGATTTTCTGACAAGGTTTTGTTTATAAAAACCAAACGCAGTGAAGATTTACTACCACTTAGTAACGTGTTATTGAATAATGATTATCATCTAATAATCGTTATCGTCAATTTTCTAGATTCATTAATTCACACAATTCGAGCGCAACGTACGCTTAATGAAATTGTCAATAATGAACAGACCTTAATTCATTTAACAAAAATTTGGTTTAAAAATTCTGAATTTTACCGATTATTAGAGAAGTTAAAAAGTAAAGAAAACTTAATTATTATATCATCAGATCACGGATTCATTAGGGTAAATCGTCCAACAATTATATGTGGAGGGCGTGAAATTTCTAGTAACCTGCGCTACAAATATGGTGGGGCACTACGGGTTGATGAAAAAACAGCAATTTTATTGGATCATCCTGGAGACTTCATGTTACCATCGGGACGAAAAGGGACAAAATTTGCGATTGCAAAAATGGATTATTATTTTATTTATCCTACGAAACCCCAAGAATACGAGGAAACATATAAACATTCATATCAACACGGTGGTGTGTCTTTAGATGAGATGATTCTACCCGTTGCTTTTTTAACACCAAGAGCTTTCCATGAGTAA
- a CDS encoding BamA/TamA family outer membrane protein — protein MSNFILILVLIAHLISSESLLIRRIHFEGNQAFSTRMLKRHFFVKEGHPYSENDLDNDIVKIRKLYNDHGFQNCDIVTTIKTTNNGVEIFIVINEGSRAKVDTIIFEGIKALSAAKALKLINIKKGDYLVISEIERSQENLLRWYKDNGYAFASINYDIKNRNGSFLVLFSVRESVCVYLRQIIIRGTREVSDNAILKIIGLKIHEKFSLNRLLQARQMLYSTKLFERVQFYLQGTEFPDSIDVRFDVIELPSRLIGVGVGFQTSPTGLMLSTHWQHYNFLRKCHKFSVGINVIPYLTKNIISEGYFDYRISSVFGVPISFCTNPKWTFERIDGVRNNLLNTEFTVIKSFGSDLQLGTVLKYFRAWSNCPIDINRYKSITNSQVVYLQFDSRNRILSPERGVFLNVNFEYAGGIFRGDNDFYKIQNEISFFYPLSVVITACRIVSGIVIPYGKTRGISYYNLFWLGGNKGLRGYPDKYRSGNTMLNLNFELRSNFRKLLDFVIFCDFGKLTDQDNIFNFNYSFLNYSAGFGVRINSPFGPLRCDYAKRMHSAPQNDWGRVHFGLLNFF, from the coding sequence ATGAGTAATTTTATTTTAATATTAGTATTAATTGCCCATTTAATTTCTTCTGAATCTTTATTGATTAGAAGAATCCATTTCGAAGGCAATCAAGCCTTTTCAACAAGAATGTTGAAAAGACATTTTTTTGTCAAAGAGGGACATCCGTATTCCGAAAACGATTTAGATAACGACATTGTGAAGATTCGCAAATTATATAACGATCATGGATTTCAAAACTGCGACATTGTGACTACCATAAAAACAACTAATAATGGCGTAGAGATATTTATTGTTATTAATGAAGGATCAAGGGCTAAAGTTGACACTATTATATTTGAAGGTATAAAAGCGTTGTCAGCCGCAAAAGCACTAAAGCTTATTAACATAAAAAAGGGTGACTACCTGGTAATATCTGAAATTGAAAGGAGTCAGGAGAATCTTTTACGATGGTACAAAGATAATGGTTATGCTTTCGCATCGATTAATTATGACATTAAAAATCGTAATGGAAGTTTTCTGGTGTTATTTTCTGTTCGAGAAAGTGTGTGTGTCTATCTTAGACAAATAATAATACGTGGTACTCGGGAAGTTTCAGATAATGCAATTTTAAAAATAATTGGCCTTAAAATTCATGAAAAATTTTCACTTAATCGTTTACTCCAAGCACGACAAATGTTGTACAGCACAAAATTGTTCGAACGGGTTCAATTTTATTTACAAGGTACTGAATTTCCTGACAGTATAGATGTTCGTTTCGATGTGATAGAGCTGCCCAGTAGGTTAATCGGCGTTGGAGTAGGTTTTCAGACTTCTCCTACCGGTCTAATGTTATCTACACATTGGCAGCATTACAATTTTTTAAGAAAATGTCATAAGTTCTCGGTTGGTATTAATGTTATTCCGTATCTTACAAAGAATATTATAAGTGAAGGATATTTTGATTACAGAATTTCTTCTGTTTTCGGAGTACCTATTAGCTTTTGCACCAATCCCAAGTGGACTTTTGAAAGGATTGATGGTGTTCGAAATAATTTGCTTAATACTGAATTCACAGTAATTAAGAGTTTTGGATCCGATCTGCAGTTGGGTACGGTACTTAAGTATTTTCGGGCTTGGTCTAATTGTCCCATAGACATTAATAGATATAAAAGTATTACAAATTCTCAGGTTGTATACTTACAATTTGATTCGAGGAATCGTATACTGAGCCCCGAACGAGGAGTATTTTTAAATGTAAATTTTGAATATGCAGGCGGAATTTTTAGAGGCGATAATGATTTTTATAAAATTCAAAACGAAATATCATTCTTTTATCCATTATCTGTGGTGATTACTGCTTGTCGAATAGTAAGTGGGATCGTTATACCTTATGGAAAAACTCGCGGTATTTCTTATTACAATTTATTTTGGTTGGGAGGTAATAAAGGTCTTCGAGGGTATCCAGACAAGTATAGGAGCGGTAACACAATGTTGAACTTAAATTTTGAACTTCGTAGTAATTTCAGAAAATTGTTAGATTTTGTGATATTTTGCGATTTTGGCAAACTTACCGACCAGGATAACATTTTCAATTTCAATTACTCATTTTTAAATTATTCAGCAGGCTTTGGTGTTAGAATAAATTCACCATTCGGACCGCTGCGGTGCGATTACGCTAAGCGCATGCATTCAGCACCCCAAAATGATTGGGGAAGAGTACATTTTGGTTTACTAAACTTCTTTTAA